From Electrophorus electricus isolate fEleEle1 chromosome 8, fEleEle1.pri, whole genome shotgun sequence, the proteins below share one genomic window:
- the znf292b gene encoding LOW QUALITY PROTEIN: zinc finger protein 292b (The sequence of the model RefSeq protein was modified relative to this genomic sequence to represent the inferred CDS: deleted 1 base in 1 codon) codes for MADEEAEQERREHSGSARGIHALSARLDTLAAALDAGAGRPDEPSSRYCQAFCKTLVEYVGRWRSEQDPWPMLEGYAVALLSYARASTLLSTQCDDVSVVLERVSLSCVELLLSISDTFPDSLWRQFRASVQAAHSLLEENGITQLRLLSAAAQEKGMWTNSTLQGILNDDTPPAKTVHEFLSREGPDLLQVRVKYLIKENYMDKAAVLARACVDCPGFQSRAAHFKQIYLVCLCTVAPQQTLMDELSKVDCRDALEMICNLEAEGDERGAFTLCSGFLSRQLLQEDSYCAWELTLFWSKLLKRLEPTEQGFLERCRQMSRLAKTVFHLLFFIKVIQSELDKVGLPACIEMCVRALRMESCEGPSKATMCKTISCLLLSDLEVKRACQLTEFLLEPTVDSYYAVETLYNEPDQKLEEESLPIPNSLRCELLLVFKTQWPFDPEYWDWKTLKRHCLGLMGEEASIVSSIDELNDDRPEDTEQDSGFVQEAFKDVSEHFLDATNELKEIADQRQKNREIKKLREKGFVSARFRNWQAYMQYCVLCDKEFLGHRIVRHAQTHFKDGYYSCPICTETFETRENLDPHVTSHVKLSCKERLAAMKTSKKLANAKNSSPVVPAPKAKGGDSQAWKTKSSGDTDGTSVEPGHVPGVVADGAQSNICPVPNCRKRFKYFRNLLAHVKDHGEVGEAQRFLELQTMRIVCQYCRRQFVSVSHLNDHLQVHCGAKPYICIQLNCRASFDSNTELLVHRKDHPVFKAKCMFADCGKIFSEAFKLYDHEAQHYKTFTCRVVGCAKVFHSQSQLDLHRESHEAKKTEEQIPEGPLLEPQPDESCGSSREAVGHIILPAAQFNSDCLVGPSNHPPALVKVKHSVESMLNNSDSGGTHAFDPGTYKSEPPDPNLMQPLIPQMENLMVQPLANPSVSHLHEPRADDALLEALMSDPMLAPPCPDPHTSSYQSILEDFPPVPSRDVLQGQMQTTISQARNPPPYSSAKAEYGQYAPNSISQIQAQYQDPYRNNVEPLPLSAHKSTQVMLDSQRHHQPAFSGSEQSRPVQSMHTNTLTRPAQSVHTNNLSPDMSRPVQTIHANNLSPDMTRPVQTIHANNLSPDMTRPVQTIHANNLSPDMSRPVQSVHTLTLTRPVQTIHANNLNPDMSRPVQTIHGNNLSPDMSRPVQSVHTLTPTRPVQTIHGNNLNPDMTRPVQTTHTNNLTPDISRKAQSVHTNNLTPDMTRPVQTMHAHNLTPDLSRPVQTVHANNLTPGMSSPVQTGHPNNLTPGMSSPVQTGHANNLTPGMTSPIQTGHANNLTPGMTSPIQTGHANNLTPGMTSPIQTGHANNLTPGMTRPVQSVHANNLTPGMTRPVQSVHANNLTPDMTRPVQSGQANNLTPDMTRPVQSGQANNLTPGMTRPVHTMHANNLGPPAEEKQRHECAYETCSRDYSSYRSLTKHMKAAHPEFYTQWKLVRKSKREVQSTSRNLSTNGKVNSVAPLHKQTGQRVPAPVSKIQNPGVQPASSPSSSYSSGSAHLASSAGQTFPNQIENILDPIVLSQLGNTAGESHRPHEPSWSCIPVNSSLQQESCQSQGITSNTDALSVSHFPSHMNTSSQSQRPDAQCGGSVYPPLQSQNNLPCHFIPSQMEGSQRMCNPAIPGHSSDSSASPYTQQAKSNSVHVVKHTECVVKLERNPHLGLTPSNSMPQYTPPTGVNSQGSHDDGGSSTHGRDIKRVKRNKRTKWPAIIRDGKFICCRCFREFQSPKSLGGHLSKRSHCKAFDEAELSADLPTSFLDLLNSPHPVNTPQNPSQTFHAVSKVPLDPKLFPNVTFLHGEDSTYPNDHKQSCKIVRQSSANPCEPVETGQQTFTSTTLSYPLDGQNSLVKPAENGSEGRNQHPIKFTQSCHHLPSDAGLSDPLLSHLLGDENFATSSFNNLPTDHVGKILQTETLNKMEEIRQRSAVVNAGGSSDDDLLAAMASLAQNLVSEKSVKEKLREQILAGDFHKKNSSCVQCVDNSNPPQTSHGVQKVPQSNQLHVGNGAELSPEGLAQTSNVAPDSGASQIPVANSVNDNFTKEPLPQGDEMTEIQKALERLDLDREIVQSNQVTTEPSESDGVSVASEVLNSTVKTPGYGCDSDGCGYRAMTKDALFKHLVKLHNYTDEMLNQWRKDQFKFAPFSCQICSKTFTRNSNLRAHYQTVHNYSHDQMLKTRVKRHYSRKSVDGGGHSPCPAPGTSLVQKTEGGQGPGAPVLLKADRSVKSDCSIQPFAQQPPPGRPATPLQSHPVLQKLVTSGPSLETASSVKQQLNSQLTPRPLAPSQHTLGLTPGGLVIPSTPMGAQTPSITTQTGNLSPDKKLKQGRLKMPKTKEMTKKAKEKKVETDDVFSPYRPYRCVHQGCVAAFTIQHNLILHYKAVHQSVLPKFEDDNVEEENEENEEEEEEEEEEEEEDVSDTEVAEVTELRCQVRDCSRVFQAVPDLLQHYLQLHKLSLDKAGAMMSDMDLGRFQCEQPDCAVTFTAFWKYVSHIDQEHKDTKVLRVEAVDGAFRCEVEGCDCVYSTRSNLLRHTMKKHPDLYKQQLLNSKESEKGLKLGRPRKYNHACLEKENREVNKKPVCKGGEKKRKDEKNHWTKYGKPILKTTEEASALCTKQFPLQYPCMIKGCETVTSSERNIMKHYVQHGLPKQYLEEQRSNYIYCKKLPRSRYKRIASRSDDTEKSDESSVEMSENDEAGDSDPSMSEFSKPTSEKESTEDAEASDAKPSTDTGSDISMVIKRRRGRPRKGVCDRSFAHKRMTRSRAAQSHAVNYADINSDSTSSSTTLAQEEGADENATLNSFKPLGFEVSFLQFLEESSPSSGKRKASVMLDVNPRKKTSAIQLKTASVVCSRAEAGDVLKLVEFKNPQKLTCLSNVTFEVHRGFSNVSELLLKQLHEMRPAVVIHKRRCV; via the exons GCAGCTCATTCGCTCCTGGAGGAGAACGGCATCACCCAGCTACGCCTCCTGTCTGCTGCTGCTCAAGAGAAAGGAATGTGGACCAATAGCACGCTACAGGGCATTCTCAACGATGACACGCCTCCCGCCAAGACAG tccATGAGTTCCTCAGCCGTGAAGGTCCAGACCTGCTGCAGGTGCGCGTGAAGTACCTGATTAAGGAGAACTACATGGACAAGGCAGCGGTGCTGGCCAGAGCCTGTGTTGACTGCCCCGGGTTCCAGAGCAGGGCGGCGCACTTCAAGCAGATTTacctggtgtgtctgtgcactgtTGCCCCACAGCAAACGCTGATGGATGAG CTCTCCAAGGTGGACTGTCGAGATGCGCTGGAGATGATCTGTAACTTGGAGGCCGAAGGAGACGAGAGGGGAGCCTTCACTCTCTGCTCGGGCTTCCTGAGCCGACAGCTTCTCCAGGAAGACTCGTACTGTGCCTG ggAACTCACTCTTTTCTGGAGCAAACTCCTGAAACGTTTAGAGCCGACAGAACAAGGTTTTCTAGAACGATGTCGACAGATGTCACGTCTGGCCAAAACTGTATTCCACTTACTGTTTTTCATAAAAGTGATCCAGTCAGAG CTGGACAAGGTCGGATTGCCCGCCTGCATCGAGATGTGTGTCCGTGCTCTCCGGATGGAATCGTGTGAGGGACCTAGCAAAGCCACCATGTGCAAAACCATCTCGTGCCTGCTGCTCTCCGACCTGGAAGTGAAACGGGCCTGCCAGCTGACAGAGTTCCTTCTGGAGCCGACAGTGGACTCGTACTATGCCGTGGAAACACTTTACAATGAGCCAGACCAGAAGCTCGAGGAGGAGAGCCTTCCCATTCCCAACTCTCTACGCTGTGAACTACTCCTGGTTTTCAAAACCCAATGGCCCTTCGATCCAGAATACTGGGACTGGAAGACACTAAAGCGTCATTGCTTAGGCCTGATGGGAGAGGAGGCATCCATCGTGTCCTCCATCGATGAGCTAAACGATGACCGTCCTGAAGACACGGAGCAGGATTCCGGGTTTGTCCAGGAGGCATTCAAGGATGTTTCCGAGCACTTTTTAGATGCTACAAATGAACTTAAGGAAATAGCAGACCAGAGACAGAAAAACCGAGAGATCAAGAAGCTGAGGGAGAAAGGGTTTGTGTCGGCTCGGTTTAGGAACTGGCAAGCTTACATGCAGTATTGTGTCCTGTGTGATAAGGAGTTCCTCGGTCACAGAATAGTGCGTCATGCACAGACTCATTTCAAAGACGGATATTACAGCTGCCCGATATGCACGGAGACGTTTGAAACCAGGGAGAACCTAGACCCACACGTGACGTCCCACGTAAAGCTGTCTTGCAAAGAACGTCTGGCCGCAATGAAAACCTCTAAGAAACTGGCGAATGCAAAAAACAGTTCCCCTGTTGTCCCTGCGCCAAAGGCTAAAGGTGGAGACAGCCAGGCATGGAAGACCAAGAGCAGCGGTGACACTGATGGGACGAGCGTGGAGCCAGGGCACGTCCCTGGGGTGGTGGCAGACGGGGCACAGAGCAACATTTGCCCCGTTCCGAACTGCAGGAAAAGATTCAAGTACTTCCGGAATCTCCTGGCCCATGTGAAGGACCACGGGGAAGTAGGAGAAGCCCAGCGCTTCCTGGAGCTGCAGACCATGCGGATCGTGTGTCAGTACTGTCGGCGTCAGTTCGTGAGCGTCAGCCACCTCAATGACCACCTTCAGGTTCACTGTGGTGCTAAACCATACATCTGCATCCAACTGAACTGCAGAGCGAGTTTTGACTCCAACACCGAGCTTCTCGTGCACAGGAAAGACCATCCGGTCTTCAAGGCCAAGTGCATGTTTGCTGACTGTGGGAAGATTTTCAGCGAGGCTTTTAAACTCTACGATCACGAGGCCCAACATTACAAAACGTTCACCTGCAGGGTGGTGGGCTGTGCTAAAGTGTTCCACTCTCAGTCACAGTTAGATTTGCACAGAGAGAGCCATGAGGCtaagaaaacagaagagcagATCCCCGAGGGTCCTCTTCTGGAGCCTCAGCCCGACGAATCCTGTGGATCATCCAGGGAGGCTGTTGGGCACATCATCCTTCCAGCTGCCCAGTTTAACTCCGATTGCTTGGTAGGTCCGTCAAATCACCCGCCAGCCCTGGTGAAAGTGAAGCACTCCGTCGAAAGCATGCTCAACAACTCGGATTCCGGTGGCACACATGCGTTTGACCCTGGAACATACAAAAGTGAACCACCTGATCCAAACCTCATGCAACCACTCATCCCACAAATGGAGAATCTAATGGTCCAGCCCCTCGCCAACCCTTCCGTGTCCCACCTACATGAACCGAGGGCAGACGACGCCTTGCTGGAGGCATTGATGAGTGACCCAATGCTGGCTCCACCGTGCCCGGATCCCCACACATCCTCCTACCAGAGCATTCTGGAGGACTTTCCACCAGTACCCTCCAGAGATGTTTTACAAGGTCAGATGCAGACTACAATTTCACAGGCCCGTAATCCGCCACCGTATAGCAGTGCTAAAGCTGAATATGGACAGTATGCTCCTAATTCAATATCCCAGATACAAGCACAGTACCAAGACCCATATAGGAATAACGTGGAACCCTTACCACTGTCTGCCCATAAAAGTACACAAGTAATGCTAGATTCTCAAAGGCATCATCAGCCTGCCTTTTCAGGCAGTGAACAGAGCAGACCAGTACAGtcaatgcacacaaacaccctgaCCAGACCAGCACAGTCAGTGCATACTAACAACCTGAGCCCAGACATGAGCAGACCAGTACAGACAATTCACGCTAACAACCTGAGCCCAGACATGACAAGACCAGTACAGACAATTCACGCTAACAACCTGAGCCCAGACATGACAAGACCAGTACAGACAATTCACGCTAACAACCTGAGCCCAGACATGAGCAGACCAGTACAGTCAGTGCACACACTTACCCTGACCAGACCCGTACAGACAATTCACGCTAACAACCTGAACCCAGACATGAGCAGACCAGTACAGACAATTCACGGTAACAACCTGAGCCCAGACATGAGCAGACCAGTACAGTCAGTGCACACACTTACCCCGACCAGACCAGTACAGACAATTCACGGTAACAACCTGAACCCAGACATGACCAGACCAGTACAGACAACTCACACCAACAACCTGACCCCAGACATAAGCAGAAAAGCACAGTCAGTGCATACTAACAACCTGACCCCAGACATGACCAGACCAGTACAgacaatgcatgcacacaacctGACCCCAGACCTGAGCAGACCAGTACAGACAGTGCATGCAAACAACCTGACCCCAGGAATGAGCAGTCCAGTACAGACAGGGCACCCAAACAACCTGACCCCAGGCATGAGCAGTCCAGTACAGACAGGGCACGCAAACAACCTGACCCCAGGCATGACCAGTCCAATACAGACAGGGCACGCAAACAACCTGACCCCAGGCATGACCAGTCCAATACAGACAGGGCACGCAAACAACCTGACCCCAGGCATGACCAGTCCAATACAGACAGGGCACGCAAACAACCTGACCCCAGGCATGACCAGACCAGTACAGTCAGTGCACGCAAACAACCTGACCCCAGGCATGACCAGACCAGTACAGTCAGTGCACGCAAACAACCTGACCCCAGATATGACCAGACCAGTACAGTCAGGGCAGGCAAACAACCTGACCCCAGATATGACCAGACCAGTACAGTCAGGGCAGGCAAACAACCTGACCCCAGGTATGACCAGACCAGTACATACAATGCATGCTAACAACTTGGGCCCACCAGCtgaagagaagcagagacatgAGTGTGCATATGAAACATGTTCCCGAGACTACAGCTCCTATAGGAGCCTCACCAAGCACATGAAAGCTGCGCACCCTGAGTTTTATACACAGTGGAAACTAGTGAGGAAGAGCAAGAGGGAAGTCCAGTCCACGAGCAGAAATTTGTCCACGAATGGGAAAGTTAATTCTGTTGCCCCTTTGCACAAACAGACGGGGCAAAGAGTTCCCGCTCCTGTGTCAAAAATCCAGAACCCCGGTGTACAGCCAGCGAGCTCTCCAAGCTCCAGTTATTCCTCTGGCTCCGCCCATCTAGCATCTTCCGCAGGCCAGACTTTCCCTAACCAGATCGAGAATATCTTGGACCCCATTGTTCTGTCACAGTTGGGAAACACTGCAGGTGAGTCTCACAGACCACATGAGCCTTCATGGAGCTGTATCCCAGTGAACAGTTCACTTCAACAGGAGTCCTGCCAATCACAAGGAATTACTTCAAATACGGACGCCCTCTCTGTTAGTCACTTTCCTTCACACATGAACACGAGTTCACAAAGCCAGAGGCCAGATGCCCAGTGTGGAGGAAGTGTCTACCCTCCTTTGCAGTCTCAGAATAATCTCCCGTGTCACTTTATTCCTTCTCAGATGGAAGGATCTCAAAGGATGTGTAATCCAGCAATTCCAGGCCACTCCAGTGATTCATCTGCGTCTCCCTACACTCAGCAGGCCAAGAGCAACTCTGTACATGTTGTAAAACATACTGAGTGTGTGGTAAAACTGGAGAGAAACCCCCACCTGGGGTTAACACCTTCCAACAGCATGCCACAATACACCCCTCCAACTGGGGTGAATTCCCAAGGTTCCCACGACGACGGAGGCAGTTCCACGCATGGTCGTGACATTAAAAGAGTGAAACGTAACAAAAGGACAAAGTGGCCCGCCATCATCCGAGATGGGAAGTTCATTTGCTGCAGGTGCTTCAGAGAATTTCAGAGTCCTAAGTCTCTTGGAGGACATTTGTCTAAACGTTCACACTGCAAGGCCTTTGATGAAGCAGAGCTCAGTGCAGACCTGCCCACCTCATTTCTTGATCTTTTAAATTCCCCTCACCCTGTGAACACTCCCCAGAACCCCAGCCAGACCTTTCACGCGGTCAGTAAAGTTCCTCTTGATCCAAAATTATTCCCCAATGTCACTTTTCTACATGGTGAAGATTCCACATACCCTAATGATCATAAGCAGAGCTGCAAGATCGTCAGACAGAGTTCAGCAAATCCCTGTGAGCCTGTAGAAACAGGACAGCAAACCTTTACCAGTACCACACTGTCTTATCCTCTCGATGGACAAAACAGCCTGGTCAAGCCTGCTGAGAATGGGAGCGAAGGGAGGAACCAGCATCCAATAAAATTTACCCAGTCCTGCCACCACTTGCCCAGTGATGCTGGTCTCTCAGATCCACTACTGTCTCATTTGCTAGGTGACGAGAACTTTGCCACCTCCTCTTTTAACAaccttcccactgatcatgtTGGCAAAATCCTTCAAACGGAAACACTAAATAAGATGGAAGAAATCAGACAACGTTCTGCAGTTGTAAATGCCGGCGGATCGTCAGACGACGACCTTCTGGCTGCCATGGCCAGCCTTGCTCAAAATCTGGTGTCAGAAAAGAGTGTGAAGGAAAAACTCCGTGAACAGATACTGGCTGGAGACTTTCACAAGAAAAACAGTTCATGTGTTCAATGTGTCGACAATTCAAATCCTCCACAAACATCACATGGGGTTCAGAAAGTCCCTCAGAGTAATCAGCTCCATGTTGGAAATGGTGCTGAACTGTCCCCAGAAGGTTTGGCCCAGACTAGCAATGTTGCTCCTGATTCAGGTGCATCTCAGATCCCTGTGGCCAACAGTGTGAATGATAATTTCACTAAAGAACCTCTCCCACAAGGAGACGAAATGACAGAAATCCAAAAAGCTCTTGAAAGATTGGATCTGGATAGGGAAATAGTTCAAAGTAACCAGGTCACCACTGAGCCTTCAGAGTCTGATGGAGTGTCTGTGGCCTCTGAGGTTTTGAACTCCACTGTCAAGACTCCAGGCTACGGTTGTGACAGCGATGGTTGTGGTTACAGGGCCATGACCAAAGATGCTCTGTTCAAGCATCTAGTCAAGCTCCACAACTACACTGATGAAATGCTAAATCAGTGGAGAAAAGATCAGTTTAAATTTGCCCCGTTTAGTTGTCAGATATGTTCCAAAACGTTTACACGAAACTCAAACTTGAGAGCCCATTATCAGACTGTTCACAACTATTCACACGACCAGATGCTGAAGACGAGAGTCAAACGTCACTACAGCCGAAAATCTGTGGACGGTGGTGGACATAGTCCCTGTCCCGCTCCAGGTACCAGTCTAGTACAGAAGACAGAAGGCGGACAAGGACCTGGTGCGCCGGTACTGCTTAAGGCAGACAGAAGTGTTAAATCAGACTGCAGTATTCAGCCCTTTGCACAACAACCTCCTCCTGGTCGCCCAGCGACTCCCCTGCAAAGCCATCCAGTCCTCCAGAAACTGGTCACATCAGGCCCTTCCTTGGAAACGGCCTCGAGCGTGAAGCAACAGCTGAACAGTCAGTTGACACCAAGACCTTTAGCACCCAGCCAGCACACCCTTGGCTTGACCCCTGGAGGCCTAGTGATTCCATCTACACCGATGGGGGCCCAAACCCCGTCCATCACTACACAGACGGGTAATCTGTCCCCAGACAAGAAGCTGAAACAAGGAAGACTTAAAATGcccaagacaaaagaaatgacTAAGaaggcaaaagagaaaaaggtggAGACGGATGACGTTTTCAGCCCCTACAGGCCGTACCGGTGCGTACATCAGGGCTGCGTGGCCGCGTTTACTATTCAGCACAACCTTATACTCCATTATAAGGCTGTACACCAGTCCGTCTTGCCCAAGTTTGAAGATGACAATGTGGAGGAAGAAAATGAGgaaaatgaggaggaggaggaggaggaggaggaggaggaggaggaggatgtaTCTGATACTGAGGTCGCTGAGGTAACAGAGCTTCGGTGTCAAGTCAGAGATTGCTCTCGAGTGTTCCAGGCCGTTCCGGACCTGCTGCAACATTACCTTCAGCTCCACAAACTGAGTCTCGACAAAGCAGGTGCCATGATGTCCGACATGGACTTGGGCAGGTTTCAGTGTGAACAGCCAGACTGTGCTGTTACCTTCACTGCATTTTGGAAATACGTTAGCCACATTGACCAGGAGCATAAAGACACAAAGGTCTTGAGAGTGGAGGCTGTGGATGGAGCGTTCCGGTGCGAAGTTGAAGGTTGTGACTGTGTTTACAGCACGCGGTCAAATCTCTTGCGACACACCATGAAAAAACACCCAGACCTTTATAAACAGCAACTCTTGAACTCGAAGGAGAGCGAGAAGGGCCTGAAACTCGGTCGACCCCGGAAATACAACCACGCCTGCCTTGAGAAGGAAAATAGAGAGGTTAATAAGAAACCCGTTTGTAAGgggggtgagaaaaagagaaaagatgagAAGAACCACTGGACAAAATATGGAAAACCCATTCTGAAGACCACAGAGGAGGCGTCCGCACTGTGCACCAAGCAGTTTCCCCTCCAGTATCCTTGTATGATCAAGGGCTGCGAGACTGTAACCAGCTCGGAACGAAACATCATGAAACATTATGTTCAGCACGGCCTGCCTAAACAATACCTGGAGGAGCAAAGGAGCAACTATATATACTGTAAGAAACTGCCCCGCTCCAGGTACAAACGGATCGCCTCCAGGAGCGATGACACTGAGAAGTCTGACGAGAGCTCCGTTGAGATGTCTGAGAATGACGAGGCTGGAGACTCCGATCCAAGCATGTCGGAGTTCTCCAAGCCAACATCCGAGAAGGAGAGTACTGAAGACGCAGAGGCTTCGGACGCCAAGCCGTCCACCGACACAGGCTCGGATATCTCCATGGTGATCAAACGCAGGAGAGGACGCCCACGCAAGGGAGTTTGTGACCGATCGTTTGCACACAAGAGGATGACGAGGTCAAGAGCTGCGCAGAGTCACGCTGTCAACTATGCAGACATCAACTCGGACTCCACATCGTCCAGCACCACGCTGGCCCAAGAGGAAGGTGCTGATGAAAATGCAACACTAAACTCGTTTAAACCTCTGGGCTTCGAGGTATCCTTCCTTCAGTTCCTGGAGGAATCCAGCCCATCCTCGGGAAAGAGGAAAGCATCCGTTATGCTGGATGTTAATCCACGC AAAAAAACCTCCGCCATACAACTAAAGACGGCCTCGGTTGTGTGCAGTCGGGCCGAGGCCGGAGACGTACTGAAACTCGTTGAATTTAAGAACCCTCAGAAGCTCACCTGTCTTAGTAACGTAACGTTTGAGGTTCACAGAGGGTTTTCAAACGTGTCTGAACTATTGCTCAAACAGCTGCATGAAATGCGACCTGCTGTGGTGATCCACaaaagaaggtgtgtgtga
- the cx28.8 gene encoding connexin 28.8, giving the protein MNWGFLQTVLSGVNKYSTVIGRVWFSVLFVFRILVFAAAAEQVWKDEQKEFVCNTQQPGCENVCFDRFFPISQVRLWALQLIAVSTPSLLVALHVAYRQHREQRHGRKLYEDRGRLDGGLMCTYLFSLTLKTAFEVGTLLTFYLVYSGFHVPRLLRCSEVPCPNTVDCYISKATEKRIFLYIMGCTSMLCIALNVAEMVYILSKQCWRSFSKRYAPVQPQRDMPPCGCRPPSTFTLACPGPKPTSASKDDADATQLQLPHRAKELPA; this is encoded by the coding sequence ATGAACTGGGGCTTTCTGCAGACTGTGCTGAGTGGCGTAAACAAGTACTCCACCGTCATCGGGAGAGTCTGGTTCTCTGTCCTCTTCGTGTTCCGCATCCTCGTCTTTGCCGCCGCCGCTGAGCAGGTGTGGAAGGACGAGCAGAAGGAGTTTGTGTGCAACACGCAGCAGCCGGGCTGTGAGAACGTCTGCTTCGACCGATTCTTCCCCATCTCGCAGGTACGCCTGTGGGCACTGCAGCTGATCGCGGTGTCCACGCCGTCCCTGCTGGTGGCGCTGCACGTGGCCTACCGGCAGCACCGTGAGCAGAGACACGGCCGGAAACTTTACGAGGACAGAGGCAGACTCGACGGTGGCCTCATGTGCACGTACCTCTTCAGCCTGACGCTGAAAACGGCCTTCGAAGTGGGCACGCTGCTGACCTTTTACTTGGTCTACAGCGGGTTCCACGTGCCCAGGCTGCTGCGCTGCAGTGAGGTGCCCTGCCCCAACACCGTGGACTGCTACATCTCCAAAGCCACAGAGAAGCGAATCTTCCTCTACATCATGGGCTGCACGTCCATGCTGTGCATCGCACTCAACGTGGCGGAAATGGTGTACATCCTGTCCAAACAGTGCTGGCGGTCTTTCAGTAAGAGGTACGCCCCTGTGCAGCCACAGAGAGATATGCCCCCATGCGGCTGCCGCCCGCCCTCCACGTTTACACTCGCCTGTCCTGGACCAAAACCCACGTCTGCCAGCAAAGACGACGCGGACGCGACTCAGCTCCAGCTGCCGCACAGGGCAAAAGAACTACCCGCCTGA
- the smim8 gene encoding small integral membrane protein 8, whose protein sequence is MSGADSGGGKGVRNAAEYRSPGFRGARTTSLFRAVNPELFIKPNKPVMAFGLVTITLCVGYLGYLHAVRENAQELYEAVDGEGERCMRRKSSKWD, encoded by the exons ATGTCCGGCGCGGACAGCGGCGGCGGTAAAGGTGTCCGCAACGCGGCGGAGTACCGGAGCCCCGGGTTCAGAGGCGCGAGAACCACCTCGCTCTTCCGCGCCGTCAACCCGGAGCTCTTCATCAAACCC AACAAACCCGTGATGGCGTTCGGCCTCGTGACCATCACCCTGTGCGTCGGGTACCTTGGATACCTGCACGCCGTGAGGGAGAACGCGCAGGAGCTGTACGAAGCCGTGGAcggcgagggagagagatgcatgCGTAGGAAAAGCTCCAAGTGGGACTGA